A stretch of Aspergillus nidulans FGSC A4 chromosome VI DNA encodes these proteins:
- a CDS encoding putative chromatin structure remodeling complex protein RSC3 (transcript_id=CADANIAT00009691), producing MAAPRRNGLLSSCEPCRKSKLRCDHSLPICQRCTARRRAPECTYHPCPLTKTGPKKYRARSYNGKNRTNTRYDDTSSHTELFDWVHKTPSVIARRSEAKPTETGDRFFTHLGFLGPTSHSTVFNDHGLAIESQSGALCDVNPGAVDSTMVEIGAQILSLLDQLPFYTEVLEKRFELFEGWIFGPQLVRKTLHRLQVLYHNLVGDSRADDRHARLLEWSRTIFRNTAATTETYSAMTLSEFVSKITPKWETVGLIFASIGAATYQIAPDEAVFKRDAVPGKDKQELREIAIAVSDMCLQFCNKAGAISDPLCWAAIQHTVLMMEMHGSNDYRTWQRQGDVVSLVFALGLHQREMDERIPFFLSEIRSRTMVAAYSMDKELATFLGRPPRICRQYCDIQLPLDISWEDLVADDSTRDAAVQQLDPDGWNVQGDPEKGARPRVALLASILREMVLEFSLSREVENLWYRVKSTVAKRTGETPDSLIETSQQILSLLLDLVSKQIRTGRVNHLTIFDFSYIGLPAAAVLSKSLLRRSQFSADQSTSEKPFPQSEIIQRLSVFAAHIETFFSSRESDYDTCMKGLSYIRQVLDFVLSPRPGDTSEQVTDETREGEGGLLGDTEMDFMTLFEDLNWEQELRPLFT from the exons AtggcagctcctcgacgGAATGGACTATTATCATCATGCGAGCCATGCCGCAAATCCAAACTCCGATGTGATCATTCTCTTCCAATCTGTCAGCGGTGCACTGCACGCCGTCGAGCACCTGAATGCACTTATCACCCTTGCCCTCTCACTAAAACCGGACCAAAGAAATATCGGGCACGCAGCTATAACGGCAAAAATAGGACCAACACACGTTATGATGATACGTCATCCCATACAGAACTTTTCGATTGGGTACACAAAACTCCGTCCGTCATTGCTCGCAGATCCGAGGCAAAACCAACCGAAACTGGCGACAGATTCTTCACTCACCTGGGGTTCCTTGGCCCAACAAGCCATTCGACGGTCTTCAATGATCATGGGCTGGCTATCGAGTCGCAGTCCGGTGCTCTCTGTGATGTAAACCCTGGGGCGGTTGATTCTACAATGGTGGAAATAGGAGCACAGATCCTCTCGCTATTAGACCAACTCCCCTTCTACACAGAGGTGCTTGAAAAGCGATTTGAGCTTTTCGAGGGATGGATATTCGGTCCACAACTGGTGAGGAAAACTCTACATAGGTTGCAAGTTTTATACCACAACCTTGTCGGAGATTCGAGAGCTGATGATAGACATGCCCGCCTCCTGGAGTGGTCGAGAACGATTTTTCGCAACACTGCAGCGACGACCGAAACGTATTCCGCGATGACCTTGTCTGAATTTGTTTCAAAAATAACTCCGAAATGGGAGACAGTTGGGTTAATTTTTGCCTCGATAGGTGCCGCAACGTACCAGATTGCGCCCGACGAAGCGGTATTCAAGCGTGATGCAGTCCCAGGGAAAGATAAGCAAGAGCTGCGGGAAATTGCCATAGCAGTTAGTGATATGTGCTTGCAATTCTGCAATAAAGCAGGTGCAATCAGTGACCCTCTGTGCTGGGCAGCCATTCAACACACTGTTCTCATGATGGAAATGCATGGGTCCAATG ATTACAGGACGTGGCAGAGGCAAGGCGACGTTGTATCTTTGGTGTTCGCCCTTGGCCTTCACCAACGAGAAATGGATGAGCGTAttccattctttctctccgAAATACGCAGCAGAACAATGGTGGCAGCATACTCCATGGATAAGGAGCTGGCTACCTTTTTGGGCCGGCCTCCTCGTATATGCCGGCAATACTGTGATATTCAGCTCCCTCTGGATATCAGCTGGGAGGATTTAGTGGCCGACGATTCCACCAGGGACGCCGCAGTCCAGCAACTTGATCCAGACGGCTGGAATGTGCAAGGAGATCCGGAAAAAGGCGCGAGACCCCGAGTCGCTCTGCTTGCGAGTATTCTCCGAGAAATGGTCTTGGAGTTCTCACTTAGCCGCGAAGTGGAAAATTTGTGGTATAGGGTGAAGTCC ACGGTTGCAAAAAGGACAGGAGAGACTCCCGACTCCTTGATAGAGACGTCACAGCAGATTCTCTCActtcttctggatctggTCTCCAAACAGATCCGGACAGGGCGTGTCAATCATCTAACCATATTCGAC TTTTCTTACATCGGTCTTCCCGCTGCTGCCGTGCTGTCGAAATCATTGCTGCGTCGCTCACAGTTCTCAGCAGACCAATCGACAAGCGAAAAGCCCTTTCCTCAATCCGAGATTATTCAACGTCTCAGTGTGTTTGCAGCTCATATCGAaaccttcttttcctccagagAAAGTGATTACGATACTTGCATGAAAGGACTCTCATATATTCGACAGGTCCTCGATTTTGTCCTTTCACCTCGCCCAGGCGACACGTCTGAACAAGTAACCGATGAAACtagagaaggtgaaggtggCTTACTTGGAGATACAGAGATGGATTTTATGACGTTGTTTGAAGACCTCAACTGGGAGCAAGAGTTACGTCCTCTTTTTACCTGA
- a CDS encoding uncharacterized protein (transcript_id=CADANIAT00009692) — protein sequence MSVFSLNINSSNPVTLETLDRVADSLGITVAEHEKEDYLRLLAVYHESAEALMGLPDYVPMVDEERFPRHNIHFPTSEENPLNAWAWRCEIQDQTRSATSGLLAGRTIVLKDNIAVKGVPMLMGTDMVSGYIPDTDATVVTRVLEAGAVVKGKAVCENLCHSATSSSAATGSVHNPFARGYSSGGSSSGCGSLVANGDVDLAIGADQGGSVRVPAGWCGLYGLKPTFGLMPYTGCGSNEPTNDHLGPMTRTLLDNALLLQATAGNDNIDDRSFAAPLPSQIPEYYSILTSLPNPKFLSGVKIGVISEGMNMPGIDPRVHKTVSKAISLFTELGATVSDVSVPFHSRGAAIWTPISKSGNFHSRMNRAFGRRGHALTDLNTLFHPLTQEKWDRAYTSTKNIYLNGAYAETQFPGILSKAMNLSRRLRDEYDAALREYDVLVLPNLPYIANSHVDPATATPLEMIAKQVGLTANTAPFNQSGHPVLAMPVGMLEILEGPLAEKGVKLPGICSSLFERWDRKVGFLCSVISTVDITVHKTWKTAGVLLSVLYLRQRDLRPFINHHWRHPWPSELGAQLDPLRHLSESGFHHSSGGIVYNCVFLSSELTILYHVDLNPTTEASVITGCTPLLSASIPATVATKTNNNLRRVADSLPLSVRLIAAIELCERFAYFGILRPMQNYIQD from the exons ATGTCCGTCTTCTCCCTGAACATCAACTCTTCCAACCCGGTCACATTAGAGACGCTGGATCGCGTCGCGGATAGTCTGGGTATCACAGTTGCAGAGCACGAGAAGGAAGACTACCTTCGCCTGCTTGCGGTGTATCATGAGAGTGCTGAGGCGTTGATGGGTCTCCCTG ACTATGTCCCTATGGTGGATGAGGAACGCTTCCCCCGACATAACATCCACTTCCCAACATCGGAGGAAAACCCACTAAACGCATGGGCGTGGAGATGTGAGATCCAAGACCAGACCCGTTCCGCAACCTCGGGTCTACTCGCTGGCAGGACAATCGTCCTGAAGGACAATATCGCGGTCAAGGGAGTGCCAATGCTCATGGGAACCGATATGGTTAGCGGATATATACCC GATACTGACGCGACAGTCGTGACGCGCGTCTTGGAAGCCGGCGCAGTGGTCAAGGGCAAAGCAGTCTGCGAGAACCTGTGCCATTCGGCGACAAGTAGTTCTGCTGCCACGGGGTCGGTGCATAACCCATTTGCGCGCGGGTATAGCAGCGGTGGGAGCTCGAGTGGGTGTGGCTCCCTCGTTGCGAATGGAGATGTGGATTTGGCGATTGGGGCCGATCAAGGGGGCAGTGTCCGGGTC CCAGCTGGATGGTGCGGTCTATACGGGCTAAAGCCTACATTTGGACTGATGCCGTATACCGGATGTGGATCGAATGAGCCGA CGAACGACCATCTGGGCCCCATGACGCGCACCCTCCTCGATAATGCGCTGCTCCTCCAAGCAACAGCCGGCAacgacaatatcgacgaCCGGTCCTTCGCGGCGCCTCTGCCGTCCCAAATTCCTGAGTACTACAGCATTCTAACCTCCCTCCCCAACCCCAAATTCCTCTCCGGCGTCAAAATCGGCGTTATCTCAGAAGGGATGAACATGCCTGGCATAGACCCGCGCGTGCACAAAACGGTCTCAAAAGCCATCTCGCTTTTCACCGAGCTCGGGGCGACAGTGTCCGACGTCTCAGTTCCGTTTCACTCCAGAGGCGCGGCAATCTGGACGCCCATCTCCAAATCCGGGAACTTCCACAGCCGCATGAACCGCGCCTTTGGACGGCGCGGCCACGCTCTCACAGACCTGAataccctcttccaccccctcACGCAAGAGAAATGGGACCGCGCCTACACCTCCACGAAAAACATCTACCTTAACGGTGCATACGCCGAGACTCAGTTCCCCGGAATACTAAGCAAAGCTATGAATCTCTCGCGCCGGCTGCGTGATGAATATGACGCCGCACTGCGCGAGTATGATGTGCTGGTCTTGCCAAACCTGCCTTATATCGCGAACAGCCATGTTGACCCGGCTACTGCGACGCCGCTTGAGATGATCGCGAAACAGGTCGGGCTTACGGCCAACACGGCGCCATTTAACCAGTCTGGACATCCGGTGTTAGCGATGCCGGTTGGTATGTTGGAGATACTAGAGGGGCCcctggcggagaagggggTCAAGTTGCCA ggcatctgcagctcgtTGTTCGAGCGCTGGGATAGGAAGGTCGGCTTTCTGTGTTCTGTCATCTCTACGGTCGACATTACTGTCCATAAAACCTGGAAGACTGCTGGGGTTCTTCTC AGCGTCCTATACCTCCGACAACGGGACCTACGGCCATTCATCAATCATCA TTGGCGACACCCATGGCCTTCGGAGCTCGGGGCTCAGCTAGATCCATTACGGCACCTATCGGAGTCGGGGTTCCATCACTCTAGCGGTGGAATTGTTTAT AATTGTGTCTTTTTGAGCTCTGAATTGACCATCCTCTATCATGTCGACCTCAACCCTACAACAGAGGCATCCGTTATAACAGGTTGCACTCCACTATTATCAGCGTCTATCCCTGCTACAGTGGCCACGAAAACTAACAATAATCTGAGAAGGGTAGCGGACTCTTTGCCGCTCTCAGTGCGGCTTATTGCAGCCATTGAGCTGTGCGAAAGATTTGCTTACTTCGGAATTCTTAGGCCAATGCAGAATTACATCCAGGATTAA
- a CDS encoding uncharacterized protein (transcript_id=CADANIAT00009693) translates to MPVIEEKYNIPRDFEGFGEEGFNPQWPNNARIAVSFVLNYVPFFPILSSPQQDEDLDTRDFEYGSRSASWRILRLFKEFNWNFTTYAVAVALQKNPKFAKALVREGHEIAAHGYRWLDIWEYTPEQEREYINKTLKVLKEVSGEMPVGAYFGRGTPQTHAKFPEIWEELGEEFLWSSEVYNDDVPYWLDLPWEEKLPESERKGMLLIPYNYDCNDGKFHMSPGFGSSVAESYEQYLKNTFDMLYREGGKLMNIPLHTRIIGKPGRCEALRKFMLYIAEKEGVWVTTRRDIAKHMRANFPYRPNGRWIEGNDASS, encoded by the exons ATGCCCGTCATTGAGGAGAAATACAACATTCCACGCGACTTTGAAG GCTTCGGCGAAGAGGGATTCAATCCGCAATGGCCCAACAACGCCCGCATCGCCGTCTCCTTCGTCCTAAACTATGTACCTTTTTTTCccattctttcttccccTCAGCAAGACGAAGACCTTGACACCCGT GACTTTGAGTATGGCTCCCGTAGCGCCTCTTGGCGTATTCTCCGGCTGTTCAAAGAGTTCAATTGGAATTTCACGACCTACGCCGTCGCAGTGGCACTGCAGAAGAATCCCAAGTTCGCCAAGGCGCTCGTTCGCGAGGGCCACGAGATTGCCGCACACGGGTACAGATGGCTTGATATCTGGGAGTATACGCCGGAGCAGGAGAGGGAATATATCAACAAGACGCTGAAGGTGCTGAAAGAGGTGAGCGGCGAGATGCCGGTTGGCGCGTATTTCGGACGAGGAACGCCGCAGACGCACGCGAAGTTCCCAGAGATCTGGGAAGAGCTTGGAGAGGAGTTCCTCTGGTCGAGCGAGGTCTATAACGACGATGTGCCCTACTGGTTGGACTTGCCATGGGAGGAAAAGTTGCCGGAGAGTGAGCGGAAGGGGATGCTGCTGATCCCGTATAAT TATGATTGCAACGATGGCAAATTCCACATGTCGCCCGGCTTCGGTAGCAGCGTGGCGGAGTCGTACGAACAGTATCTAAAGAACACGTTTGACATGCTGTACCGCGAGGGAGGCAAGCTGATGAACATCCCATTGCATACGCGCATCATTGGGAAGCCTGGACGATGCGAGGCACTGAGAAAGTTCATGCTGTATattgctgagaaggaaggggTCTGGGTTACAACCAGACGCGATATTGCAAAGCACATGCGAGCGAACTTTCCATATAGACCGAATGGGCGGTGGATAGAGGGAAATGATGCGAGCAGTTAG
- a CDS encoding uncharacterized protein (transcript_id=CADANIAT00009694), whose amino-acid sequence MITAISNERQGCAISGATSPPGVSARTASLRAGSEGYNDIDRLPGPRQLPCAYSNTCIRDIGTRVKAAWPMTADEQRPFAYFQQHPIVSLTALFELPLWQRHALQMCHADQAIFHAVTMLSAAHQSSELKHMQRVQGTSVHRAYCFSLQQSSRAMRLLSQRLASQDPELRHVVLLCSLLFGLSDVLLDRHESAWTHFLSGLRILKEIEHHPYLISKAEPSLVAVYRRISLQAALYSTKISWADVPPSPVPTYVPPPPPDDALKASATGHQDPVDRNGPGPLWLRLRRHYNSLYIAQSRLLCTFAQFVQKFIFFCESHSPTLPKNQQSTLDLLHLLILGHILSLKIAGGPLPLSVLPEV is encoded by the exons ATGATTACAGCCATCTCTAATGAACGACAAGGGTGCGCCATATCCGGTGCGACGAGTCCCCCGGGGGTCAGTGCCAGAACTGCCTCTCTGCGGGCTGGCAGTGAGGGCTACAACGACATTGACCGGCTGCCGGGGCCTAGGCAACTTCCCTGCGCGTACTCTAATACCTGTATACGGGATATCGGCACAAGGGTCAAGGCCGCGTGGCCCATGACCGCCGACGAGCAGCGGCCTTTTGCCTACTTTCAACAGCATCCTATCGTCAGCCTGACGGCCCTTTTCGAATTGCCGCTATGGCAAAGGCACGCCCTGCAAATGTGCCATGCCGACCAAGCCATCTTCCACGCCGTCACCATGCTCAGCGCAGCGCATCAGAGCTCCGAGCTGAAACATATGCAGAGAGTACAAGGTACCTCAGTCCACCGCGCCTACTGCTTCTCGCTGCAGCAGTCGTCGCGCGCTATGAGATTGCTAAGTCAGCGACTGGCCTCGCAGGACCCCGAACTCCGCCACGTAGTCCTGCTCTGCTCCTTGCTCTTCGGCTTATCGGACGTTCTCCTCGACAGGCACGAGAGCGCCTGGACGCATTTCCTCTCGGGCCTACGCATCCTCAAAGAGATCGAACACCATCCATATCTCATCTCCAAGGCCGAGCCATCCCTAGTTGCTGTATACCGCCGGATAAGCCTGCAGGCAGCCCTATACAGCACCAAAATCTCGTGGGCAGATGTCCCTCCATCACCGGTACCAACATAcgttcctccaccaccgcctgACGATGCTCTTAAGGCCTCT GCTACTGGACACCAGGATCCCGTTGATCGCAACGGGCCTGGGCCTCTCTGGCTACGACTTCGTCGCCACTACAATTCCTTGTATATCGCGCAATCCCGCCTCCTCTGCACATTCGCTCAGTTCGTTCAGaaattcatcttcttctgcgaATCGCACTCACCCACCCTCCCCAAGAATCAACAGAGCACGcttgacctcctccatctcctcatcctaGGCCATATTCTGTCTCTCAAAATTGCCGGAGGGCCCCTACCACTTTCCGTCCTTCCCGAGGTCTAA
- a CDS encoding uracil transporter furC (transcript_id=CADANIAT00009695) produces MTTGVYRKMDRLSISSRLAKAKKYVQTREAPEKGAAYFNEDLLPTPPDHRTWTALHFFTYYLTTTFSPSSYNLGATLISLGLRWWHCILAAIIGSFILSIIVVLNSRGATRYHVGYPVYVRASSGVGGSRLFVTVRASVAIIYFATQSYYGGMITSVCLRAIFGASWVNLPNRLPESAGITSRDLLAFFIFWILQFGVMFLHPTVLRHLFVIKAVYTTVALLGVLGWAVHMNGGSLGDFAFDTQVTLHGSALVWPMIQAINSVMGALCPILVNQPDVARYATRPSQATWSQSLGILISKVLVMFVSCATTSATTHFLGQSFWNVWDLYNEILDQYWGSQARAGMFFAGLGMVLAIIATNAGTNSLPVGADLSGLLPRYINIVRGQVLCAVLAPLCVPWKIISSAQSFLTFLGSYTVFLMPTCGVMIVDYWIIRRGNFHVPSLYTKEPGTVYSYFHGWNLRAVAAWAGGVAFTVHGIAGSLGDGGAVAQGSKNMYKLGFLLSFGMGCLLYYVLTLFWPVRILERGFSDNGGKGMGFEEMARCEGFLEGESVDAIRAGIRGSVDEQTEKGVRIEVGVREV; encoded by the exons ATGACCACGGGCGTGTATCGCAAAATGGACCGCCTCTCCATCAGTTCGCGACTggccaaagccaagaagTATGTCCAGACCCGCGAGGCACCAGAGAAGGGCGCTGCCTATTTCAACGAGGACCTGCTTCCTACGCCGCCTG ACCATCGAACATGGACGGCCCTTCACTTTTTCACTTACTACCTCACCACGACCTTCTCCCCTAGCAGCTACAATCTAGGCGCAACCTTAATCAGTCTGGGTCTG CGCTGGTGGCACTgcatcctcgccgccatAATCGGCTCCTTCATCCTTTCTATCATTGTCGTCCTCAATTCCCGCGGGGCAACCCGCTACCACGTCGGCTACCCCGTCTACGTGCGTGCATCGTCTGGCGTCGGTGGTTCGCGTCTCTTTGTGACCGTCCGCGCCTCTGTCGCAATCATCTACTTCGCGACCCAGTCCTACTACGGCGGGATGATCACCTCCGTCTGCCTGCGCGCAATCTTCGGAGCCAGCTGGGTGAACCTGCCGAATCGGCTTCCTGAATCTGCGGGCATAACCAGTCGCGACCTGCTggctttctttatcttctgGATCCTCCAGTTTGGGGTCATGTTTCTGCACCCAACTGTTTTGCGGCATTTATTCGTTATCAAGGCCGTCTACACGACTGTCGCTTTACTCGGCGTCTTGGGATGGGCTGTGCACATGAACGGCGGCAGTCTAGGAGATTTTGCATTCGACACTCAGGTGACTCTTCATGGCTCAGCACTCGTCTGGCCTATGATTCAGGCGATTAACAGCGTCATGGGCGCGCTCTGTCCGATTCTGGTCAACCAGCCCGATGTTGCAAGATACGCGACGAGACCCTCGCAGGCGACTTGGTCCCAGTCGCTGGGGATCCTGATCAGTAAAGTGCTAGTTATGTTCGTGAGCTGTGCAACCACGAGCGCGACGACACATTTCTTGGGCCAGAGTTTCTGGAATGTCTGGGATTTGTACAATGAGATCCTGGACCAGTACTGGGGTTCTCAAGCGAGAGCGGGGATGTTCTTCGCGGGCCTT GGCATGGttctcgccatcatcgccacCAACGCCGGTACGAACTCCCTCCCTGTGGGCGCCGATCTCTCAGGTCTCCTACCGAGATATATCAACATCGTCCGCGGCCAGGTCCTCTGTGCAGTACTCGCACCGCTCTGCGTCCCTTGGAAGATAATCTCAAGCGCACAATCATTCCTCACATTTCTCGGTTCATATACCGTCTTTCTCATGCCGACTTGCGGGGTTATGATTGTCGACTACTGGATTATCAGGCGCGGCAACTTCCACGTCCCTTCTCTCTACACGAAAGAGCCAGGCACGGTCTATTCTTACTTCCATGGGTGGAACCTCCGCGCAGTAGCGGCATGGGCTGGGGGCGTGGCATTTACGGTGCATGGTATTGCAGGGAGCTTAGGAGACGGAGGAGCTGTTGCGCAGGGGAGTAAGAATATGTATAAGCTGGGGTTCTTGTTGAGCTTCGGAATGGGTTGTTTGCTTTATTACGTGTTGACATTGTTCTGGCCGGTGAGAATCCTGGAGAGGGGATTTAGTGATAATGGAGGGAAGGGGATGGGCtttgaggagatggcgagatGTGAGGGGTTCCTCGAGGGCGAGAGTGTGGACGCAATTAGGGCTGGCATTAGGGGCAGCGTAGATGAGCAAACTGAGAAGGGAGTCCGGATCGAGGTTGGAGTTAGGGAGGTTTGA
- a CDS encoding FAD-binding oxidoreductase (transcript_id=CADANIAT00009696): protein MSPRLKSLVAIFALVSLPYALSVSSSPCTELASLLPGKVFLPNSATYNSSGSSYFARQEQEIHPACIVAPSSAEDVSTAVQHLANLPNSNFAIRSGGHSSNPGAANAPDGVTFDLAQLNTITVHPDTATVAVGSGLSWQEVYDVLDPYGLVVLGGRTGIVGVGGLLTGGGLSTFSPELGFACDSIVNMQVVLASGEIVDANETHNAPLFSALKGGQNNFGVVTRFDLATFPQDEFWGGAIQYPASANEAQLDAFWKFKNSTVDPYAEVEQSFLYNASAPSANPEEKYYSSNNLFYTRPVASVEDTVLRVFTSSNIHEPQGYNSVRVANMSDFARELSLFQPVDQYSIYATTTFRLSPTILQQVHALWRSFTSMQPQSSVPGLVSSLTFQTLPPVIRSSRNSLGFPPNSHPEENLVLVLVSNYWPGGAYSRALRDGTRALFEEIDALARSEGLDERFRYMNYAAEWQDVVSGYGEESVEELWRVSRRARNNCKVQASLLQVDVGAVFVLCEEGQAQNVREGAFFGTSFGTQITSSELPQLGGVLQNKDHASYVGGCGYEVKGLFWEWVADWTRRKSCWEKRL, encoded by the exons ATGTCGCCCCGTTTAAAGTCCCTGGTAGCCATATTCGCTCTCGTCTCACTCCCATATGCCCTATCCGTATCTTCCTCACCGTGCACCGAACTAGCCTCGCTTCTACCAGGCAAAGTCTTCCTCCCAAACTCCGCGACCTATAACTCATCAGGAAGCTCGTACTTCGCCCGTCAGGAGCAAGAGATCCATCCAGCCTGCATCGTTGCCCCATCCTCAGCAGAAGATGTATCCAccgcagttcagcatctcGCCAATCTCCCCAATTCAAACTTCGCTATCCGGTCTGGCGGCCATTCCTCCAACCCTGGCGCCGCCAATGCCCCTGACGGGGTTACATTCGACCTAGCCCAACTAAATACCATCACCGTTCATCCAGACACAGCAACCGTCGCCGTTGGGAGCGGCCTCTCCTGGCAAGAGGTGTACGATGTCCTTGATCCCTACGGCCTTGTTGTGCTCGGCGGCCGGACCGGCATCGTAGGAGTGGGTGGTCTCTTGACTGGTG GCGGCCTTTCCACATTCTCGCCGGAACTCGGCTTTGCCTGCGACAGTATCGTAAACATGCAAGTGGTTCTCGCCTCCGGCGAAATCGTTGACGCCAACGAGACGCACAACGCGCCTCTCTTTTCCGCGCTCAAGGGCGGACAGAATAATTTCGGCGTCGTCACGCGATTTGATCTGGCGACTTTTCCACAGGATGAATTCTGGGGCGGCGCAATCCAGTACCCGGCGTCCGCGAACGAAGCACAGCTGGACGCGTTCTGGAAGTTCAAGAACTCGACAGTCGATCCGTACGCGGAAGTCGAGCAGAGCTTTTTGTATAACGCGTCTGCGCCGTCTGCCAATCCGGAAGAAAAGTATTATAGCTCGAACAACCTGTTCTATACCCGGCCCGTTGCGAGTGTGGAAGATACTGTCCTGCGAGTGTTTACATCAAGCAACATCCATGAGCCGCAAGGGTATAATTCAGTGCGTGTGGCAAATATGTCGGACTTTGCGAGGGAGTTGTCGCTGTTTCAGCCGGTGGACCAGTA CTCCATCTACGCGACAACAACATTCCGCCTGTCCCCCacaatcctgcagcaggtCCACGCGCTCTGGCGCTCCTTTACCAGCATGCAACCCCAGTCTAGCGTGCCGGGGCTCGTCTCCTCCCTCACATTCCAGACCCTGCCTCCTGTAATTCGCTCCTCGCGCAACAGTCTCGGCTTCCCGCCGAACTCACATCCCGAGGAAAACCTTGTCCTTGTGCTCGTCTCGAACTACTGGCCTGGCGGGGCCTACTCAAGAGCACTGCGTGACGGTACGCGGGCGCTGTTCGAGGAAATTGACGCGTTGGCCAGGAGCGAAGGGCTGGACGAGCGGTTTAGGTATATGAATTATGCGGCCGAGTGGCAGGATGTTGTTTCTGGATATGGCGAGGAAAGTGTAGAAGAGCTTTGGCGGGTTTCAAGGAG GGCGCGAAACAATTGCAAGGTCCAAGCGAGCTTGCTGCAAGTAGACGTAGGGGCCGTTTTTGTCCTCTGCGAGGAGGGGCAGGCGCAGAACGTTAGGGAGGGGGCGTTCTTTGGCACGTCCTTTGGCACACAGATAACGAGCTCCGAGCTTCCGCAATTGGGGGGTGTCCTGCAGAACAAAGACCATGCTAGTTATGTAGGAGGATGTGGATATGAGGTTAAGGGGTTATTTTGGGAG TGGGTTGCGGACTGGACGAGGCGGAAGAGTTGCTGGGAAAAGCGCCTTTAA
- a CDS encoding SDR family oxidoreductase (transcript_id=CADANIAT00009697) has protein sequence MASRKTVLITGCSDDGIGSGLALTFQQRDYHVFATARNIQKMSKLHGLPNVTLLTLDVCNKDHITAAVEAVTKHTGGKLDYLVNNAGRNHFMPILDEDIEVTKKLYETNVWGPVALTQAFAPLLIAARGTIAFITSIAGYLNVPYMGTYAGSKRSIELIAETLRLELAPFHVRVLSVVTGAVKTMGQTYFGDFKLPEDSLYKPIEQTIASRAQGGDGNAREDLMTYSKKVVTEITNGSSSKFWCGSGAGMLRFSTSFLPGSFLDNAVSRNTDLDVLAANLNKKHS, from the exons ATGGCGTCTAGAAAAACCGTCCTGATCACCGGTTGCAGCGATGACGGCATTGGCTCTGGTCTTGCTTTGACCTTTCAGCAGCGAGACTACCATGTCTTTGCAACGGCTCGCAATAtccagaagatgagcaaGCTCCACGGCCTTCCTAACGTTACCCTGCTCACTCTGGATGTCTGCAACAAGGACCATATCACTGCAGCAGTGGAAGCTGTTACCAAACATACTGGCGGCAAGCTTGACTACCTGGTCAACAATGCCGGACGCAATCACTTCATGCCGATCCTCGATGAGGATATCGAGGTTACCAAGAAGCTCTACGAAACTAACGTCTGGGGGCCGGTCGCCTTGACCCAGGCTTTTGCCCCATTACTGATCGCAGCTCGCGGCACAATCGCCTTTATTACATCAATAGCGGGCTACCTCAATGTTCCCTACATGG GCACGTACGCCGGCTCCAAACGCTCCATCGAACTCATCGCTGAAACCCTCCGTCTCGAACTGGCGCCTTTCCACGTTCGCGTCCTATCGGTCGTCACCGGCGCGGTCAAGACAATGGGACAGACGTACTTCGGTGACTTTAAGCTCCCTGAGGATTCGCTTTACAAACCTATCGAACAGACAATCGCTAGCCGTGCGCAAGGAGGCGATGGAAACGCTCGCGAGGACCTGATGACGTATAGCAAGAAGGTCGTTACTGAGATCACAAATGGCAGCTCATCAAAGTTCTGGTGTGGGAGCGGTGCCGGCATGTTACGGTTCAGTACTTCTTTTCTCCCGGGGTCTTTCCTG GATAACGCTGTGTCGCGGAATACCGATCTTGATGTTCTGGCTGCCAACTTGAACAAAAAGCACTCCTAG